Proteins co-encoded in one Halorussus lipolyticus genomic window:
- the sugE gene encoding quaternary ammonium compound efflux SMR transporter SugE, protein MSWYVLLLAGVFEIGWAIGLEYSDGLSKPIPTAGTVVALVVSMGLLAIAVEDLPVGTAYAVWTGIGAVGTATLGIFLFDEPASLTRVAFIGVIVVGIVGLHLSSGGH, encoded by the coding sequence ATGTCGTGGTACGTCCTGCTCCTCGCCGGCGTGTTCGAAATCGGGTGGGCTATCGGTCTGGAATACTCCGACGGCCTCTCAAAACCGATTCCCACCGCGGGGACCGTCGTGGCGCTCGTCGTCAGCATGGGCCTGCTGGCTATCGCCGTCGAGGACCTCCCGGTCGGCACGGCCTACGCGGTCTGGACTGGCATCGGCGCTGTCGGCACCGCGACGTTGGGCATCTTCCTGTTCGACGAACCGGCCTCGCTAACGCGGGTCGCGTTCATCGGCGTCATCGTGGTCGGTATCGTCGGTCTGCATCTGTCCTCGGGCGGGCACTGA
- a CDS encoding RNA methyltransferase, producing the protein MKPPAVAVVEPKTPGNVGTIARAMKNFGMDDLKLVNPPEFGRDSEAYGFAGQAREDVLPNYDEVTFDHLVENYHTVGLTATTNEDARKHRRFPFETVDELADDLGEVEADTCLIFGREDNGLTNDEIARVDQICSIPASDEYSSLNLGQAATVTLYELRDLTLDGTHLPDVERERADEAEIEGFYDHFAEFLDAIDHPAEKRDKTVRLARRLLGRAHPTGREVQTLRGILRRAMYHAEDDPQREGK; encoded by the coding sequence ATGAAACCGCCGGCCGTCGCCGTCGTGGAACCGAAGACGCCCGGTAACGTCGGGACCATCGCCCGAGCGATGAAGAACTTCGGGATGGACGACCTCAAACTCGTGAATCCGCCGGAGTTCGGCAGAGACAGCGAGGCTTACGGGTTCGCCGGGCAGGCCCGCGAGGACGTACTGCCGAACTACGACGAGGTGACCTTCGACCACCTCGTGGAGAACTACCACACCGTTGGCCTGACCGCGACGACCAACGAGGACGCCCGGAAGCACCGCCGGTTCCCCTTCGAGACGGTGGACGAGTTGGCCGACGACCTCGGCGAGGTGGAGGCCGATACCTGCCTGATTTTCGGCAGGGAGGACAACGGCCTGACCAACGACGAGATAGCCCGCGTGGACCAAATCTGTTCGATTCCCGCCAGCGACGAGTACTCGTCGCTGAATCTGGGGCAGGCCGCGACCGTCACGCTCTACGAACTCCGAGACCTGACCCTCGACGGGACTCACCTCCCCGACGTGGAGCGCGAGCGCGCCGACGAGGCCGAAATCGAGGGGTTCTACGACCACTTCGCCGAGTTTCTGGACGCCATCGACCACCCCGCCGAGAAGCGCGACAAGACGGTTCGCCTCGCCCGACGGCTCCTCGGGCGCGCCCACCCGACCGGTCGAGAGGTCCAGACGCTCCGGGGCATCCTCCGGCGCGCGATGTACCACGCCGAGGACGACCCACAGCGCGAAGGAAAGTAG
- a CDS encoding globin-coupled sensor protein, translated as METAGPDGRLAERIDGDALLADLDVDDEEIEWRKEFTGFGEDDAERLAGQSDLFESIADDAVDEFYDHLTDYDETTEVLGRSTRTIDQLKQTQAEYLVSLADGEYDREYFADRARIGKIHDMLDMPMKHYLGAYALYFNFLVPEIGDRVIERTAERVDDEAAEVVREEFAEGIEEILSLFRIVNLDMQMVCDTYIQSYSDEMRETNAQLVDLQDAISETVEDSLEDLADSAEDVAESADEIHDVTRKQAGDVDDIAEETENMSATVEEVAASAEQVEQTSREAKKLATEGQAAASDAMTAMEDIDDARADVTGDMADLQETVAEIDEVVDVIDDIAEQTNLLALNASIEAARAGEAGDGFAVVAEEVKSLAEQSKQQASEIEEMVGQIQSKTDDTVESLDRTERRIQSGVENVESSLETLREIVEAVEETVHGIGEVAEATDEQAVAAEQVSAMVEEVSRHASDIADEVADVARATDQQVERIESIEKSVERLHDDTA; from the coding sequence ATGGAAACTGCGGGCCCGGACGGCCGACTAGCAGAGCGGATAGACGGCGATGCTCTACTGGCGGATTTGGATGTAGACGACGAAGAAATCGAGTGGCGAAAGGAGTTCACTGGGTTCGGCGAGGACGACGCCGAGCGTCTGGCGGGCCAATCCGACCTCTTCGAGTCCATCGCGGACGACGCCGTGGACGAGTTCTACGACCACCTGACTGACTACGACGAGACTACCGAGGTCCTCGGTCGCTCTACTCGGACCATCGACCAACTCAAACAGACCCAAGCCGAGTATCTGGTGTCGCTGGCCGACGGCGAGTACGACCGGGAGTACTTCGCCGACCGCGCTCGCATCGGCAAGATTCACGATATGTTGGACATGCCGATGAAGCACTATCTCGGAGCCTATGCCCTCTACTTCAATTTCCTCGTGCCCGAAATCGGCGACCGGGTAATCGAGCGGACCGCCGAGCGCGTGGACGACGAGGCCGCCGAGGTCGTCCGCGAGGAGTTCGCCGAGGGTATCGAGGAGATTCTGTCGCTGTTCCGCATCGTGAACCTCGACATGCAGATGGTGTGTGACACCTACATTCAGTCCTACAGCGACGAGATGCGCGAGACCAACGCGCAACTCGTGGACCTCCAAGACGCCATCTCGGAGACGGTCGAGGACTCGCTCGAAGACCTCGCGGACTCGGCAGAAGACGTGGCCGAAAGCGCCGACGAAATCCACGACGTGACCCGCAAGCAGGCCGGCGACGTGGACGACATCGCCGAGGAGACCGAGAACATGAGCGCGACGGTCGAGGAGGTCGCCGCCAGCGCAGAGCAGGTCGAGCAGACCAGCAGAGAGGCCAAGAAACTCGCCACCGAGGGCCAAGCCGCCGCCAGCGACGCCATGACTGCGATGGAGGACATCGACGACGCGCGGGCCGACGTGACCGGCGACATGGCCGACTTGCAGGAGACCGTCGCCGAAATCGACGAAGTGGTCGATGTCATCGACGACATCGCCGAGCAGACGAACCTCCTCGCCCTGAACGCCTCCATCGAGGCCGCTCGGGCCGGCGAAGCGGGCGACGGCTTCGCGGTGGTCGCCGAGGAGGTCAAGAGCCTCGCCGAGCAGTCCAAACAGCAGGCCAGCGAAATCGAGGAGATGGTCGGCCAGATTCAGTCCAAGACCGACGATACGGTCGAAAGCTTGGACCGGACCGAGCGCAGGATTCAGTCGGGCGTCGAGAACGTCGAGTCCTCGCTCGAAACCCTCCGGGAAATCGTGGAAGCGGTCGAGGAGACCGTCCACGGCATCGGCGAGGTCGCCGAGGCCACCGACGAGCAGGCGGTCGCCGCCGAGCAGGTCTCGGCGATGGTCGAGGAGGTCTCCCGGCACGCCAGCGACATCGCCGACGAGGTGGCCGACGTGGCCCGAGCGACCGACCAGCAGGTCGAGCGAATCGAGAGCATCGAGAAGTCGGTCGAGCGCCTGCACGACGATACGGCCTGA
- the gatE gene encoding Glu-tRNA(Gln) amidotransferase subunit GatE has product MTDHDYEDLGLVAGLEIHQQLDTESKLFCGCPTELREPEEAEREFTRFLHPTKSELGEMDEAALEESRVDREFEYLAYDTTCLVEEDDEPPHRLDAEAQEVVLEIAQLLDMDVVDQAHVMRKLVVDGSNTSGFQRSTLMATDGEISTSEGPVGVEDLMLEEESAQRVEEREDGVLYSLDRLGIPLVEIGTKPDIRSPEQAREAAEQIGMLLRSTGKVKRGLGTIRQDVNISIEEGARVEVKGVQSLDDIDDLVANEVHRQVRLLEIRNELRDRDAEVGDVVDVTDTFADTDSGVIRGALDSGGKVTAVPLYGFDGLVGAEIQPDRRLGTELSDHAKRHGAGGIFHTDELPAYGVTDDEVAALREAVGAGDEDAVAIVAADPETADLAIEAAAERAETALEGVPEETRGANEDGTTRYLRPLPGAARMYPETDVPPVEPDPSEVETPELLTEKVERYQDEYGLDAGLAEQVAYGERMPVFERAVESGADATLSAQTVESTVTELRRDGVPVENLADDHFLQVLDAVADGETAKGNVGEVLTALAESPELTASEAIEEEGLGSAGEDEVREAVVGVVERNEEQVAEEGMQAFSGLMGEAMGALGGKADGDTVSELLREEIQKRA; this is encoded by the coding sequence ATGACTGACCACGACTACGAGGACCTCGGCCTCGTCGCAGGGTTGGAGATTCACCAGCAACTCGACACCGAGTCGAAGCTGTTCTGTGGCTGTCCGACCGAGCTACGAGAACCCGAGGAGGCCGAACGCGAGTTCACGCGCTTCCTGCACCCGACCAAGAGCGAACTGGGCGAGATGGACGAGGCCGCGCTCGAAGAGAGTCGCGTCGATAGGGAGTTCGAGTATCTGGCCTACGACACCACCTGTCTGGTCGAGGAGGACGACGAACCGCCCCATCGCCTCGACGCCGAGGCCCAAGAGGTCGTCCTCGAAATCGCGCAACTGCTGGATATGGACGTGGTGGACCAAGCCCACGTCATGCGGAAACTCGTCGTTGACGGGTCGAACACCTCGGGATTCCAGCGTTCGACGCTGATGGCGACCGACGGCGAGATTTCGACCTCGGAGGGGCCGGTCGGCGTCGAGGACCTGATGCTCGAAGAGGAGTCGGCCCAGCGCGTCGAGGAGCGCGAGGACGGCGTTCTCTACAGCCTCGACCGACTCGGCATCCCGCTGGTGGAAATCGGTACCAAGCCCGACATTCGGTCGCCCGAGCAGGCCCGCGAGGCCGCCGAGCAAATCGGGATGCTCCTGCGCTCGACCGGCAAGGTCAAGCGCGGCCTCGGGACGATTCGCCAAGACGTGAACATCTCCATCGAGGAGGGCGCGCGTGTCGAGGTCAAGGGCGTCCAGAGTCTGGACGACATCGACGACCTCGTGGCGAACGAGGTCCACCGGCAGGTCCGCCTGCTGGAGATTCGGAACGAACTCCGCGACCGGGACGCCGAGGTCGGCGACGTGGTGGACGTGACCGACACCTTCGCCGACACTGACTCGGGCGTCATCCGGGGTGCGCTGGACTCCGGCGGGAAGGTCACGGCGGTCCCCCTCTACGGCTTCGACGGTCTCGTGGGTGCCGAAATCCAGCCGGACCGACGCCTCGGGACCGAACTCTCCGACCACGCCAAGCGCCACGGCGCGGGCGGTATCTTCCACACCGACGAACTCCCGGCCTACGGCGTGACCGACGACGAGGTGGCGGCGCTCCGCGAGGCAGTCGGTGCTGGTGACGAGGACGCGGTGGCCATCGTCGCGGCCGACCCCGAGACGGCGGATTTGGCCATCGAGGCCGCCGCCGAGCGCGCAGAGACCGCCTTGGAGGGCGTGCCGGAGGAGACCCGCGGCGCGAACGAGGACGGCACGACCCGCTACCTCCGACCCCTGCCGGGCGCGGCCCGGATGTACCCCGAGACCGACGTGCCGCCGGTCGAACCCGACCCGAGCGAGGTCGAGACCCCCGAACTCCTCACCGAGAAGGTCGAGCGCTATCAGGACGAGTACGGTCTCGACGCGGGCCTCGCCGAGCAGGTCGCCTACGGCGAGCGCATGCCGGTCTTCGAGCGCGCGGTCGAATCCGGCGCTGACGCCACCCTGTCGGCCCAGACCGTCGAGAGTACCGTGACGGAACTCCGGCGCGACGGCGTGCCGGTCGAGAATCTGGCCGACGACCACTTCCTGCAGGTCCTCGACGCGGTGGCCGACGGCGAGACGGCGAAGGGCAACGTCGGCGAGGTCCTGACCGCGCTCGCCGAAAGTCCCGAGTTGACCGCCAGCGAGGCCATCGAGGAGGAAGGCCTCGGAAGCGCGGGCGAGGACGAAGTGCGCGAGGCCGTCGTGGGCGTCGTGGAGCGCAACGAGGAGCAGGTCGCCGAGGAAGGAATGCAGGCGTTCTCCGGCCTGATGGGCGAAGCGATGGGCGCTCTCGGCGGCAAGGCCGACGGTGACACCGTGAGCGAACTTCTGCGCGAGGAGATTCAGAAACGGGCTTAG
- the folP gene encoding dihydropteroate synthase → MQNVTAGGMGIGDDYPPRIMGVLNVSEESPYDPSVYDDPAEAAEYVDSELIGEGADIVDVGLESANKRFEVLSADEELERLDTAIETIESVSGDAVFSIETRYAEVADEALSRGFDMVNDICGFADPRMPDVCRNHDAAVVKMASPPDLERPGAIEKPDDIYDALKREGLTDKTIVDPAFGGWSEAKTLEDDRETFRRLREFRGLGCPILVSINRKNFLRDLADRSTEEALPVSLAATSMAVERGAHVVRTHDVAETADAAKIGAEFARNRIRADCGGSDGRGRDGIAVEELDATNSREVARHLERIGADPARADEAAARVFELSGLGDSERDVLDSSASEVGALVAGGPAGVLLGGSPAVLADLRSRVSEVSESTQDLDAALDAVVRSDQ, encoded by the coding sequence ATGCAGAACGTCACCGCTGGGGGCATGGGCATCGGCGACGACTACCCGCCGCGGATAATGGGCGTGTTGAACGTCAGCGAGGAGTCGCCCTACGACCCGAGCGTCTACGACGACCCGGCCGAGGCCGCCGAGTACGTCGATTCCGAACTCATCGGCGAGGGCGCGGACATCGTGGACGTGGGGCTGGAATCGGCCAACAAGCGATTCGAGGTCCTCTCGGCCGACGAGGAACTCGAACGCCTCGACACGGCTATCGAGACCATCGAGAGCGTCTCGGGCGATGCGGTCTTCTCCATCGAGACCAGATACGCCGAAGTCGCGGACGAGGCCCTCTCGCGTGGCTTCGACATGGTGAACGACATCTGCGGGTTCGCCGACCCCCGGATGCCCGACGTGTGCCGAAATCACGACGCCGCGGTGGTCAAGATGGCGAGTCCGCCGGACCTCGAACGCCCCGGCGCAATCGAGAAGCCAGACGACATCTACGACGCGCTCAAACGCGAGGGCCTGACCGACAAGACCATCGTGGACCCCGCGTTCGGCGGGTGGTCGGAGGCCAAGACCCTCGAGGACGACCGAGAGACTTTCCGGCGACTCCGGGAGTTCCGGGGCCTCGGGTGTCCCATTCTGGTCTCCATCAACCGGAAGAACTTCCTGCGGGACCTCGCCGACAGGAGTACTGAGGAGGCCCTGCCGGTCTCGCTGGCGGCGACTTCGATGGCGGTCGAGCGCGGTGCCCACGTCGTCCGGACCCACGACGTGGCCGAGACCGCCGACGCCGCCAAAATCGGCGCAGAGTTCGCCCGCAATCGGATTCGAGCGGACTGCGGCGGCAGTGACGGTCGGGGCCGAGACGGTATCGCCGTCGAGGAGCTAGACGCGACCAACTCCCGAGAGGTCGCTCGCCACCTCGAACGCATCGGTGCCGACCCCGCCCGCGCCGACGAGGCCGCGGCCCGCGTCTTCGAACTCTCCGGCCTCGGAGACAGCGAACGCGATGTCCTCGACTCGTCTGCGAGCGAGGTCGGCGCGCTCGTCGCTGGCGGTCCGGCGGGCGTCCTCCTCGGCGGTTCGCCCGCTGTACTGGCCGACCTGCGCTCGCGCGTCAGCGAAGTCTCCGAAAGCACACAGGACCTCGACGCGGCGCTCGATGCGGTCGTTCGCTCGGACCAGTAA
- a CDS encoding phosphatase PAP2 family protein, which produces MFASLPLGTQFTLLVAVPSIAAMLVGKRLFLPDQRFRTLLVEFLKTDWKYLGVAWVVTEIVNKLALNFHVARTFTGAIYAVEGATVAVFQAFVATPLTVLATGVYLVGFPFIVLFTYFKLKAHDEEEAHRYALAYIIVVVCAVPFFLLFPVKVSSLYLSTVEPLMYELTPAIQHGIYSTDTLVKAFPSLHTGLSVLAALYARKADTRYAHTAAILAVAIVFSTLYLGVHWVTDAAFAILLVYVAYRLSQRVSDPRWSAVSQEFLSGVQKYAWP; this is translated from the coding sequence ATGTTTGCCTCCCTCCCGCTCGGTACGCAATTCACCCTCCTCGTCGCCGTCCCGAGCATCGCCGCCATGCTCGTGGGCAAGCGACTTTTCCTCCCCGACCAGCGGTTCCGGACCCTGCTGGTGGAGTTTTTGAAGACCGACTGGAAGTACCTCGGGGTCGCGTGGGTCGTCACCGAAATCGTGAACAAACTCGCGCTCAACTTCCACGTCGCCCGGACGTTCACCGGCGCGATTTACGCCGTCGAGGGCGCGACCGTCGCGGTGTTTCAGGCGTTCGTCGCCACGCCGCTGACGGTACTTGCGACCGGGGTCTACCTCGTCGGGTTCCCCTTCATCGTGCTGTTCACCTACTTCAAACTGAAGGCCCACGACGAGGAGGAGGCCCATCGCTACGCGCTGGCCTACATCATCGTGGTGGTCTGTGCGGTGCCGTTCTTCCTCCTGTTCCCGGTAAAAGTATCGTCGCTGTACCTCTCGACGGTCGAACCGTTGATGTACGAACTCACGCCAGCCATCCAGCACGGCATCTACAGCACCGACACGCTGGTCAAGGCCTTCCCGAGTCTCCACACTGGCCTGTCGGTGCTGGCGGCGCTCTACGCCCGGAAGGCAGATACTCGGTACGCTCACACCGCCGCGATTCTGGCGGTCGCCATCGTCTTTTCGACGCTCTATCTGGGCGTCCACTGGGTGACCGACGCCGCGTTCGCCATCCTGTTGGTCTACGTGGCCTATCGACTCTCCCAGCGCGTCAGCGACCCCCGGTGGTCGGCGGTTTCACAGGAGTTCCTGTCGGGGGTCCAGAAGTACGCGTGGCCCTGA